A section of the Myxococcus virescens genome encodes:
- a CDS encoding GNAT family N-acetyltransferase — MPVTVEQLGPHDAEALRGLLSKDPVHNLYLLGLLEEFGIAPRGRVPFAFYGRFDSQVLTAAVFVGGDGGLVVPSASDAGATSVIADALSSRLTLRSTVGDKSSVDALLRSLAPGKPRLSRTQRLFSVSADDLGPFTNPLLRLAKEEDLPRLLPLAQGYVREVHERDPLAEDPRGYEARVIQRVRQRRTYVLEENGALVFKVDIGSRSQYGAELEGLYTLPVERKKGHALLCLGQISRHLLSSLPRLTLRIDERDESTARIARKVGYLAGRTWRLVLVE; from the coding sequence ATGCCCGTTACCGTCGAACAGCTTGGTCCCCATGACGCGGAAGCCCTTCGGGGGCTTTTGTCGAAGGACCCGGTCCACAACCTCTACCTGCTGGGGTTGCTGGAGGAGTTCGGGATCGCCCCCCGTGGCAGGGTGCCCTTCGCCTTCTACGGTCGCTTCGACAGCCAGGTCCTCACCGCCGCCGTGTTCGTGGGCGGCGACGGCGGGCTGGTGGTGCCCAGCGCGAGCGATGCGGGCGCCACCAGCGTCATCGCGGACGCGCTGTCCTCGCGCCTGACGCTGCGCTCCACCGTGGGCGACAAGTCGTCGGTGGACGCGCTGCTGCGCAGCCTGGCCCCAGGCAAGCCACGCCTGTCGCGCACGCAGCGGCTGTTCAGCGTGTCGGCGGATGACCTGGGCCCCTTCACCAACCCGCTCTTGCGGCTGGCGAAGGAAGAGGACCTGCCCCGGCTGCTGCCGCTGGCCCAGGGCTACGTGCGCGAGGTGCACGAGCGAGACCCGTTGGCCGAGGACCCGCGAGGCTACGAGGCCCGCGTCATCCAGCGCGTGCGCCAGCGCCGCACCTACGTGTTGGAGGAGAATGGCGCGCTGGTGTTCAAGGTGGATATCGGCAGCCGCTCCCAGTACGGCGCGGAGCTGGAGGGCCTCTACACGCTGCCCGTCGAGCGCAAGAAGGGTCACGCCCTGCTGTGCCTGGGCCAGATTTCCCGCCACCTGCTGTCCTCGCTGCCGCGGCTGACCCTGCGCATCGACGAACGGGACGAGAGCACCGCCCGCATCGCCCGCAAGGTCGGCTACCTGGCCGGCCGGACGTGGCGGCTCGTCCTGGTGGAGTAG
- a CDS encoding tRNA-(ms[2]io[6]A)-hydroxylase, which yields MSRPTPSRRPLSGEGPVILHAATDPRWLPLALERFDEVLVDHAHCEKKAAANALSMLQAYPDLPGLPSQMARLAREESAHLARVLDLMAARGLTLTKDAGDPYAQGLQKLIRTPAAERRMDRLLVAAVIEARSCERLSLLAEGLTDPALARFYGELAQSEDGHQSLFYRLAVTASEGDETSVKARLEWMLEREAQVITDVGLRAAIH from the coding sequence ATGAGCCGTCCCACGCCTTCCCGCCGTCCCCTCTCTGGAGAGGGCCCCGTCATTCTTCACGCCGCCACCGACCCGCGCTGGCTGCCCCTGGCGCTCGAGCGGTTCGACGAGGTGCTGGTGGACCACGCCCACTGCGAGAAGAAGGCCGCCGCCAACGCGCTGTCCATGCTCCAGGCCTACCCGGACCTGCCGGGGCTGCCCTCGCAGATGGCGCGGCTGGCGCGCGAGGAGAGCGCTCACCTGGCCCGCGTGTTGGACTTGATGGCGGCGCGTGGCCTCACGCTGACCAAGGACGCGGGAGACCCCTACGCCCAGGGCCTGCAGAAGCTGATTCGCACGCCCGCCGCCGAGCGCCGCATGGACCGGCTGCTGGTGGCCGCCGTCATCGAAGCCCGCTCCTGCGAGCGACTGTCCCTGCTGGCCGAAGGCCTCACCGACCCGGCCCTGGCGCGCTTCTACGGCGAGCTGGCCCAGTCCGAGGACGGCCATCAGTCCCTCTTCTACCGGCTGGCCGTCACTGCGTCCGAAGGCGACGAAACCAGCGTCAAGGCGCGGCTGGAGTGGATGCTGGAGCGCGAGGCGCAGGTCATCACCGACGTGGGGCTGCGCGCCGCCATCCACTGA
- the gluQRS gene encoding tRNA glutamyl-Q(34) synthetase GluQRS: protein MSQVRGRFAPSPTGRMHLGNIRSALLGWLQARAAHGRFLLRIEDLDRARCKPQYVDDLLRDMEWLGLDWDEQPVFQSQRDGLYRDAQARLEQAGRVYPCFCTRAEIARAASAPHGLSDEGPRYPGTCAHLSREQISERARTRAPAYRFRASPGEVRFVDGLQGPYSQDVDAVVGDFVVRRNDGVASYQLAVVVDDAATDITHVLRGDDLLSSTPRQLQLYTSLDLRAPEFLHVPLVLGEDGKRLAKREGAFALAELRERGVAPERVLGLLASWSGWGDGGPLTLAELVHGFRAERLPRAPVVAGEAALREALGLG, encoded by the coding sequence ATGAGCCAGGTCCGAGGACGCTTCGCCCCCAGCCCCACCGGGCGCATGCACCTGGGAAACATCCGCAGCGCGCTGCTCGGCTGGCTCCAGGCGAGGGCGGCCCACGGCCGCTTCCTGCTGCGCATCGAGGACCTGGACCGCGCGCGCTGCAAGCCGCAGTACGTCGACGACCTGCTGCGCGACATGGAATGGCTGGGGCTGGACTGGGACGAGCAGCCCGTCTTCCAGAGCCAGCGGGACGGCCTCTACCGCGACGCCCAGGCCCGGTTGGAACAAGCAGGGCGCGTGTATCCCTGCTTCTGCACACGCGCGGAGATTGCACGGGCCGCCAGCGCGCCTCACGGACTCTCCGACGAAGGCCCCCGCTACCCGGGCACCTGTGCGCACCTCAGCCGCGAACAGATTTCCGAGCGCGCCCGCACGCGCGCGCCCGCGTACCGCTTCCGCGCGAGCCCCGGCGAGGTCCGCTTCGTGGACGGCTTGCAGGGTCCGTACTCGCAAGACGTGGACGCGGTGGTGGGCGACTTCGTCGTGCGGCGCAACGACGGCGTGGCCAGCTACCAGCTCGCGGTGGTGGTGGACGACGCGGCCACGGACATCACCCACGTGCTGCGCGGGGACGACCTGCTCTCCTCCACGCCCCGGCAGCTCCAGCTCTACACGTCGCTGGACTTGCGCGCGCCCGAGTTCCTCCACGTCCCGCTGGTGCTGGGCGAAGACGGCAAGCGCCTCGCCAAGCGCGAGGGTGCCTTCGCGCTCGCGGAGCTGCGTGAGCGTGGCGTGGCGCCCGAGCGGGTGCTGGGCCTGCTCGCCTCATGGAGCGGATGGGGAGACGGCGGCCCCCTGACGCTCGCCGAGCTGGTGCACGGCTTCCGTGCCGAAAGACTGCCGCGCGCGCCCGTCGTCGCGGGCGAGGCCGCGCTCCGGGAAGCACTCGGCCTGGGGTGA
- the rlmN gene encoding 23S rRNA (adenine(2503)-C(2))-methyltransferase RlmN, translating into MPSDTSANLYDLTRPALGALLSGWGFGPYHRDQLWTALYRRHATTFDELDGLKPELLRMLREHTRLGQLATHHESFSSDGFTHKLLLRLDDGQTIETVLMRFKGRATVCISTQAGCAMGCVFCATGQMGLSRHLTPGEIVGQILHVNRILRASGETLRNVVLMGMGEPLHNYEHTMSAVDVLVDALGLAMGPRFITLSTVGVVPGIRRLADEERPIHLAVSLHGATDAERAALVPAGRRWPLDELMDACRYYSEKRKRRIFFEWTLISGRNDTAEHAHTLGQLLRGMDAHVNVIPLNPTVGYDGGPSRPESVRAFQDVLATYDVPSTVRQRRGIDIDAGCGQLKATVERRSRRSLPTSA; encoded by the coding sequence ATGCCGTCCGACACGTCCGCCAACCTGTACGATTTGACGCGGCCCGCGCTGGGAGCGCTGCTCTCCGGTTGGGGCTTCGGCCCCTACCACCGCGACCAGCTCTGGACCGCGCTGTACCGCCGGCACGCGACCACTTTCGACGAACTGGACGGCCTCAAGCCGGAGCTGCTGCGCATGCTGCGCGAGCACACGCGCCTGGGCCAGCTGGCCACCCACCACGAGTCCTTCAGCAGCGACGGCTTCACGCACAAGCTGCTGCTGCGCCTGGACGACGGGCAGACCATTGAAACCGTGCTGATGCGGTTCAAGGGCCGCGCCACGGTGTGCATCAGCACGCAGGCCGGCTGCGCCATGGGTTGCGTCTTCTGCGCCACCGGGCAGATGGGGCTCTCACGCCACCTGACGCCCGGCGAAATCGTGGGGCAGATACTCCACGTCAACCGCATCCTGCGCGCCTCCGGTGAGACGCTGCGCAACGTCGTCCTCATGGGCATGGGCGAGCCGCTCCACAACTACGAGCACACGATGTCCGCGGTGGACGTGCTGGTGGATGCGCTGGGGCTCGCCATGGGCCCACGCTTCATCACGCTCAGCACGGTGGGCGTCGTGCCCGGCATCCGGCGGCTCGCGGATGAAGAGCGCCCCATCCACCTGGCCGTCAGCCTCCATGGCGCCACCGACGCTGAACGCGCGGCGCTGGTCCCCGCTGGACGCCGCTGGCCCCTCGACGAGCTGATGGACGCGTGCCGCTACTACAGCGAGAAGCGCAAGCGCCGCATCTTCTTCGAGTGGACGCTCATCTCCGGCCGCAACGACACCGCCGAGCACGCGCACACGCTGGGTCAGCTCCTGCGCGGCATGGACGCGCACGTCAACGTCATCCCCCTCAATCCCACGGTGGGTTACGACGGCGGCCCCAGCCGTCCGGAGTCCGTGCGCGCCTTCCAGGACGTGCTCGCCACCTATGACGTGCCCAGCACGGTGCGTCAGCGCCGGGGCATCGACATCGACGCGGGCTGTGGCCAGCTCAAGGCCACCGTGGAACGACGTTCACGCCGTTCACTTCCCACCAGCGCCTGA
- a CDS encoding SLC13 family permease, translating into MTIAIVLGVVVVALVLFSFDTLPIEVSSLVVVCLLALTGVLTPVQAFEGFSNDTVIFIFTLLAMTQGLASTGVVQLVGQRLAFFARFGHQTFVMAMMVAVAAFSSVISNTVTTAAFLPVAIGAAQRAKVPKSKVLLPLAYASMLGGMVFLYGTSTNLVMSAAMQRLGMPGIGVTELAPVGLPLAIVGILGVVLLAPWLLPAREGRGAMEDWTLRDYLTEAVLPPDSRYVGKELGDISEGLGLRVIGIIRDGEALSAVPGYRLHGDERLLIEGNREAILRVKDLRGIQIRPDVRLSDEELHDKDSILIEASVPPDSPLVGRSLKETLFVERYGLVALALHRKPAIQRVTKLQLLGRTFGERSLSMLPLSVGDVLLLRGARDRVDELARGGNLTVLSGHEYQPPRYGKALLAVALFLGALAAGSLNAVPLSVAGLTGMLLMIATGCVDPRTAFRVDWRVVLLIGSMMALGLAMEVSGAGAFVGDRVAALGALGGPRMVMVVLMVLTIVLSAPMSNQAAALVVLPVAINAAQQLGVDARPFAMAVTLAASCSFITPLEPSCVLVYGPGHYRFTDFFRLGTPLTAVLVVLLTVAVPWAWPLEKGTSPAPVAHRPAQGLRAPTGP; encoded by the coding sequence ATGACCATCGCCATCGTCCTGGGTGTTGTCGTCGTCGCGCTGGTGCTGTTCTCGTTCGACACGCTTCCCATCGAGGTCAGCTCGCTCGTGGTGGTGTGCCTGCTGGCGCTCACCGGCGTGCTCACGCCGGTGCAGGCGTTCGAGGGGTTCAGCAACGACACTGTCATCTTCATCTTCACGCTGCTCGCGATGACGCAGGGGCTCGCATCGACGGGCGTGGTTCAGTTGGTGGGTCAACGGTTGGCCTTCTTCGCCCGCTTCGGCCATCAGACGTTCGTCATGGCGATGATGGTGGCGGTGGCGGCCTTCTCCTCTGTCATCTCCAACACGGTGACGACGGCGGCCTTCCTTCCGGTGGCCATCGGCGCGGCCCAGCGCGCCAAGGTGCCCAAGAGCAAGGTGCTGCTGCCGCTGGCGTACGCCTCCATGTTGGGCGGCATGGTGTTCCTCTACGGCACCTCCACCAACCTGGTGATGTCCGCGGCGATGCAGCGGCTGGGCATGCCGGGCATCGGCGTGACGGAGCTGGCGCCGGTGGGGCTGCCGCTGGCGATTGTCGGCATCCTCGGGGTGGTGCTGCTGGCGCCGTGGTTGCTGCCGGCGCGCGAGGGCCGCGGTGCCATGGAGGACTGGACGCTGCGCGACTACCTCACGGAGGCGGTGCTGCCCCCGGACTCGCGCTACGTGGGCAAGGAGCTGGGGGACATCTCGGAGGGGCTGGGGCTGCGCGTCATCGGCATCATCCGCGACGGCGAGGCCCTGTCCGCGGTGCCGGGTTACCGGCTGCACGGCGACGAGCGGCTGCTCATCGAGGGCAACCGCGAGGCGATTCTGCGGGTGAAGGACCTGCGCGGCATCCAGATCCGCCCGGACGTGCGGCTGTCCGACGAGGAGCTGCACGACAAGGACTCCATCCTCATCGAAGCCAGCGTGCCGCCCGACAGCCCGTTGGTGGGGCGCAGCTTGAAGGAGACGCTCTTCGTGGAGCGCTACGGCCTGGTGGCGCTGGCCCTGCACCGCAAGCCCGCCATCCAGCGCGTCACCAAGCTCCAGCTCCTGGGGCGCACCTTCGGGGAGCGCTCGCTGTCCATGCTGCCGCTGTCGGTGGGAGACGTGCTGCTGCTGCGCGGCGCGCGCGACCGGGTGGACGAACTGGCGCGGGGCGGCAACCTGACGGTGCTCAGCGGCCACGAGTACCAGCCGCCGCGCTACGGCAAGGCGCTGCTGGCGGTGGCGCTGTTCCTGGGCGCGCTGGCGGCGGGCTCGCTGAACGCGGTGCCGCTGTCGGTGGCGGGCCTCACCGGCATGTTGCTGATGATTGCCACTGGCTGCGTGGACCCGCGCACCGCGTTCCGCGTGGACTGGCGCGTGGTGCTGCTCATCGGCTCCATGATGGCGCTGGGGCTGGCCATGGAGGTGAGCGGCGCGGGCGCGTTCGTGGGAGACAGGGTGGCGGCGCTGGGCGCATTGGGGGGCCCACGCATGGTGATGGTGGTGCTGATGGTGCTGACCATCGTCCTGTCCGCGCCGATGAGCAACCAGGCCGCGGCGCTGGTGGTGCTGCCCGTGGCCATCAACGCCGCGCAGCAGCTCGGCGTGGACGCGCGGCCCTTCGCCATGGCGGTGACGCTGGCGGCCAGCTGTTCGTTCATCACCCCGCTGGAGCCCAGCTGCGTGCTCGTGTACGGGCCGGGGCACTACCGCTTCACGGACTTCTTCCGCCTGGGCACGCCGCTCACCGCGGTGCTGGTCGTCCTGCTCACGGTGGCCGTGCCCTGGGCGTGGCCGCTGGAGAAGGGCACCTCACCGGCGCCGGTGGCGCATCGCCCGGCCCAGGGCCTGCGGGCGCCCACGGGGCCGTGA
- a CDS encoding adenylate/guanylate cyclase domain-containing protein, whose amino-acid sequence MTDITLEEYKALRTLQRAVDDALEESLRGRETLTQTFKRCFPLVLSLTGAKAVAITTRDEELVEQTWNAGDWSDRHPGALLEGAVGVRRLGVDTLVSQPLDVAGTRVGVFGLLFADDATAPDSSARLLRVLDTVAEQLDTVLCLVHTASEKHQLILQCNSHLANPVFEAGMDLTVLTLAQRVRLPGFLLLYRDAVQPHVLHYRTYRNGHLEFESGEQPHAGLEAAIRQHGPRLLLSEAATLRRLFSGRTTEAVLISGAAAQGPLGKIVVWNDSGFSAYAMDLIRVLASTLSQRLQDYNRERIHLSQFFPNAIIDALLHDPAYAQYLRAQDQEVGILFADINGFTRICEQGFDSPRNIGRFVDEWSQRAVGCIWEHGGVFDKMVGDCVIGLFGPPFFKSTPRERAQAAVRAACDIQAFTASLGAHEDVAALCERVKLPGLGVAVGVNLAHANCGLFGPNRQYTAFSSGMNQAARLQSLAGFRETLVMDRVHDALVGSDEPFFQGLRFGPLTETPVKNVAQPLRHYRLEPLTP is encoded by the coding sequence ATGACCGACATCACCCTGGAGGAGTACAAGGCGCTGCGCACCCTCCAGCGCGCGGTGGATGACGCCTTGGAGGAGAGCCTGCGCGGGCGTGAGACGCTGACGCAGACCTTCAAGCGCTGCTTCCCGTTGGTGCTCTCGCTCACCGGCGCCAAGGCCGTGGCCATCACCACGCGCGACGAGGAGCTGGTGGAGCAGACGTGGAACGCGGGGGACTGGAGCGACCGTCACCCCGGCGCGCTGTTGGAAGGTGCCGTGGGCGTGCGCCGGTTGGGGGTGGACACCCTGGTCAGCCAGCCCCTGGACGTGGCGGGAACGCGCGTGGGCGTGTTCGGCCTGCTCTTCGCGGACGACGCCACCGCGCCGGACTCCTCCGCGCGCCTGCTGCGCGTGCTGGACACCGTGGCGGAGCAGCTCGACACGGTGTTGTGCCTGGTGCACACCGCGTCGGAGAAGCACCAGCTCATCCTCCAGTGCAACAGCCATCTGGCCAACCCCGTCTTCGAAGCGGGCATGGACCTGACCGTGTTGACGCTGGCGCAGCGCGTGCGCCTGCCAGGCTTCCTGCTGCTGTACCGGGACGCGGTGCAGCCGCACGTGCTGCACTACCGCACCTATCGCAACGGGCACTTGGAGTTCGAAAGCGGCGAGCAGCCCCATGCGGGGTTGGAGGCGGCCATCCGCCAGCACGGCCCCCGGCTGCTCCTGAGCGAGGCGGCCACGCTGCGGCGGCTCTTCTCCGGCCGCACCACCGAGGCCGTGCTCATCTCCGGCGCCGCCGCGCAGGGCCCGCTGGGGAAGATTGTCGTGTGGAACGACAGCGGCTTCTCCGCCTACGCCATGGACCTCATCCGGGTGCTGGCGTCCACGCTGAGTCAGCGGCTCCAGGACTACAACCGCGAGCGCATCCACCTGTCGCAGTTCTTCCCCAACGCCATCATCGACGCGTTGTTGCACGACCCTGCCTACGCCCAGTACCTGCGAGCGCAGGACCAGGAGGTGGGCATCCTCTTCGCGGACATCAACGGCTTCACCCGCATCTGCGAGCAGGGCTTCGACAGCCCGCGCAACATCGGCCGCTTCGTGGACGAGTGGAGCCAGCGCGCCGTGGGCTGCATCTGGGAGCACGGCGGCGTGTTCGACAAGATGGTCGGTGACTGTGTCATCGGCCTCTTCGGGCCGCCCTTCTTCAAGAGCACGCCACGCGAGCGCGCGCAGGCGGCGGTGCGGGCCGCGTGTGACATCCAGGCCTTCACCGCGTCGCTGGGCGCGCACGAGGACGTGGCGGCGCTGTGTGAGCGCGTGAAGCTGCCGGGCCTGGGGGTGGCGGTGGGCGTCAACCTGGCGCACGCCAACTGCGGCCTCTTCGGACCCAACCGTCAGTACACGGCCTTCTCCAGCGGCATGAACCAGGCGGCCCGCCTCCAGTCACTGGCGGGTTTCCGGGAGACGCTGGTGATGGACCGCGTGCATGACGCGCTGGTGGGCTCGGATGAGCCCTTCTTCCAGGGCCTGCGCTTCGGGCCCCTGACGGAGACGCCCGTGAAGAACGTGGCGCAGCCGCTGCGCCACTACCGGCTGGAGCCGCTCACGCCTTGA
- a CDS encoding patatin-like phospholipase family protein has protein sequence MNRSTTYLLCLTALATVSSGCFLRTGYILDALNTPGDPQAAPLPVPIQERAARLTRTHLMDAYADPVEAARWMSAMGNAPQPILEQLDCLKQSAGGSNSACYERFLETVMETPQWDLPALPTTVDPAAPSPREVDAARFLANTLGIAASLVALRDAQGDRVPIQVLTRGIREGAESAAQYVSVRKWNRTLGRPSNAVVLSGGGANGAFSAGAIWRLLGVLEQCRGKPAPEGCGDARIDLAAGSSTGALISTLVDLFHTPGHEEAARQLLVSNYTCSVESDLYCVNNTWIWKIASDLRGLVQFDGIYGKLRAAVVPEQLTNGTELVAVSVDFDTGDVFGISDQDPANLDPNATEQQRVEGIINGVVASIVEPVLADPVPWLPSHTGRMKGSFFDGGVRSGLPLLQAVQRGAERVLVISTGGVEPSPENPPDNAVSVLMRTIDLFVAQPRVGEVQQGEMAAVGRRFAEHNVCVERLANVADAASVSAFCRRTGPGFVPREPGALKAATSMWLGSARFDQVASSWRSSWMFRPDSQLQTASGYGFSPEVMRPLFKEGVKHFQQRCHEVLRLFEIQGTLAASECDKPVDDAVAEAEARFAPLAQCTKGKPEQRSCK, from the coding sequence ATGAACCGGAGCACCACGTACCTGCTGTGCCTCACCGCGCTGGCCACCGTCTCCAGCGGCTGCTTCCTGCGCACAGGCTACATCCTCGACGCGCTGAACACCCCCGGGGACCCGCAGGCCGCGCCGCTGCCCGTGCCCATCCAGGAGCGCGCGGCGCGCCTCACGCGCACGCACCTGATGGACGCCTACGCCGACCCCGTCGAAGCCGCGCGCTGGATGTCCGCCATGGGCAACGCGCCCCAGCCCATCCTCGAGCAACTGGACTGCCTGAAGCAGAGCGCGGGCGGCAGCAACAGCGCGTGCTACGAGCGCTTCCTCGAGACAGTCATGGAGACGCCGCAGTGGGACCTGCCGGCGCTGCCCACCACGGTGGACCCCGCCGCGCCCTCACCGCGCGAAGTGGACGCCGCGCGCTTCCTGGCCAACACGCTGGGCATCGCCGCGTCGCTGGTGGCCCTGCGTGATGCCCAGGGGGACCGCGTGCCCATCCAGGTGCTCACCCGCGGCATCCGCGAAGGCGCCGAATCCGCCGCGCAGTACGTCAGCGTCCGCAAGTGGAACCGCACGCTGGGACGCCCATCCAACGCCGTTGTCCTGAGCGGCGGCGGCGCGAATGGCGCGTTCAGCGCGGGGGCCATCTGGCGGCTGCTCGGCGTGCTGGAGCAGTGCCGCGGCAAGCCCGCGCCGGAGGGTTGTGGAGACGCGCGCATCGACCTGGCGGCGGGCAGCAGCACCGGCGCGCTCATCAGCACGCTGGTGGACCTGTTCCACACGCCGGGCCACGAAGAGGCCGCGCGCCAGCTGCTCGTCAGCAACTACACCTGCTCGGTGGAGTCGGACCTGTACTGCGTCAACAACACCTGGATTTGGAAGATTGCCTCCGACCTGCGCGGACTGGTCCAGTTCGACGGCATCTACGGCAAGCTGCGCGCGGCGGTGGTCCCCGAGCAGCTCACCAACGGCACGGAGCTGGTGGCCGTCTCCGTGGACTTCGACACCGGTGACGTCTTCGGCATCAGCGACCAGGACCCGGCGAACCTCGACCCGAACGCCACCGAACAGCAGCGCGTGGAGGGCATCATCAACGGCGTCGTCGCCTCCATCGTGGAGCCCGTGCTCGCGGACCCGGTGCCGTGGCTGCCGTCACACACCGGGAGGATGAAGGGCTCCTTCTTCGACGGCGGCGTGCGCTCCGGCCTGCCGCTGCTCCAAGCCGTTCAGCGCGGCGCCGAGCGCGTGCTGGTCATCTCCACCGGCGGCGTGGAGCCGTCACCGGAGAACCCGCCGGACAACGCCGTCAGCGTGCTGATGCGCACCATCGACCTGTTCGTCGCCCAGCCGCGCGTGGGTGAGGTGCAGCAGGGGGAGATGGCCGCCGTGGGCCGGCGCTTCGCGGAGCACAACGTCTGCGTGGAGCGCCTGGCGAACGTGGCCGACGCCGCCAGCGTCAGCGCCTTCTGCCGCCGCACGGGCCCCGGCTTCGTCCCGCGCGAACCCGGAGCCCTCAAGGCGGCCACCAGCATGTGGCTGGGCTCCGCCCGCTTCGACCAGGTGGCCTCCAGCTGGCGTTCGTCGTGGATGTTCCGTCCGGACTCGCAGCTCCAGACGGCCAGCGGCTACGGCTTCTCGCCGGAGGTCATGCGGCCGCTGTTCAAGGAAGGCGTGAAGCACTTCCAGCAGCGTTGCCATGAAGTGCTGCGCCTCTTCGAGATTCAGGGCACGCTGGCCGCCTCGGAGTGCGACAAGCCGGTGGACGACGCGGTGGCGGAAGCCGAGGCGCGGTTCGCTCCACTGGCCCAGTGCACGAAGGGCAAGCCCGAGCAGCGCTCGTGCAAGTGA
- a CDS encoding AgmX/PglI C-terminal domain-containing protein — MSDRSSLIRWLVIPGVSLGVLILSAALSYWLTRPIHDAPLPVGPPPADELPAPQPSGTRIAPTPGLSPPSVTPPPVQPPPGFPSSRTDVPAPPAASGDPRRVVEVEPVVESTTGRIHADDIRAAIQAVTPLVQQCFEDAAQRNRGPQTVKLRFTVEAGNEGGVMSAGELVSSTIPDPFVQACALDSLLDVRFPAPFGGGKATVVYPFEFRVPGETGR, encoded by the coding sequence ATGTCCGACCGGTCGTCCCTCATCCGTTGGCTCGTCATTCCCGGTGTGAGCCTGGGCGTGCTCATCCTGAGCGCCGCCCTCTCCTACTGGCTGACGCGCCCCATCCACGACGCGCCGCTGCCCGTCGGACCGCCCCCCGCCGACGAGCTGCCCGCCCCGCAGCCGTCCGGCACACGCATCGCCCCCACCCCCGGCCTGTCACCGCCCAGCGTCACACCTCCACCGGTGCAGCCTCCGCCCGGCTTCCCGTCCTCGCGGACCGACGTGCCCGCGCCACCCGCGGCCTCGGGGGACCCACGGCGCGTGGTGGAGGTGGAGCCGGTGGTCGAATCCACCACCGGCCGCATCCACGCCGACGACATCCGCGCCGCCATCCAGGCGGTGACTCCGCTCGTGCAGCAATGTTTCGAGGACGCGGCACAACGCAACCGGGGTCCGCAGACAGTGAAGCTGCGCTTCACCGTGGAGGCGGGCAACGAGGGCGGGGTGATGAGCGCGGGCGAGCTGGTGTCCAGCACCATCCCCGACCCCTTCGTGCAGGCGTGCGCGCTGGACTCGCTGCTGGACGTCCGCTTCCCGGCGCCCTTTGGCGGAGGCAAGGCGACGGTCGTCTACCCCTTCGAGTTCCGTGTCCCTGGGGAGACTGGCCGGTAG
- a CDS encoding metallophosphoesterase family protein — MRIAHCSDVHITEDYFALPLHRLGWRRWVALAELTVGGRARRYARAPQALAAIARDAQAAQVDHFILSGDLTAYALDAEFSGARQSLGALAEDPRRCTVIPGNHDVFTPGSHRTGRFAKYFGHLLESDLPEYRREGAFPFVRLLGTEAAVVGLLSARVPRTPGLSYGVIGEAQLGGLAALLKDARLEGRAILVVVHHAPLNPHGRPDRWHHGLRDADALLKLLPGPRYAVLHGHIHRRYHHPATADRPHVFGAGSSTESGHEGYWLIDVADGQVSGGQQQMPAL; from the coding sequence ATGCGCATCGCCCACTGCTCCGACGTCCACATCACCGAGGACTACTTCGCGCTTCCGCTGCACCGGTTGGGCTGGCGACGTTGGGTGGCCCTGGCGGAGCTCACCGTGGGAGGCCGCGCCCGGCGGTACGCGCGCGCGCCCCAGGCGCTGGCCGCCATTGCCCGGGACGCGCAGGCCGCGCAGGTGGACCACTTCATCCTCTCCGGCGACCTGACGGCGTACGCGCTGGACGCTGAGTTCAGCGGCGCCCGTCAGTCCCTGGGCGCGCTGGCGGAGGACCCCCGCCGCTGCACCGTCATCCCCGGCAATCACGACGTCTTCACGCCCGGGAGCCACCGCACCGGGCGCTTCGCGAAGTACTTCGGCCACCTGCTGGAGAGCGACCTGCCGGAGTACCGCCGTGAGGGCGCCTTTCCCTTCGTCCGGCTGCTGGGCACCGAGGCCGCGGTGGTGGGACTGCTGTCCGCCCGTGTGCCGCGCACGCCGGGCCTGTCCTACGGCGTCATCGGCGAGGCCCAGCTCGGAGGCCTGGCCGCGCTGCTGAAGGACGCCCGGTTGGAGGGTCGCGCCATCCTGGTGGTGGTGCACCACGCGCCGCTCAATCCCCATGGGCGACCGGACCGCTGGCACCATGGCCTCCGGGACGCGGACGCCTTGCTGAAGCTGCTGCCGGGCCCGCGCTACGCGGTGCTGCACGGCCACATCCACCGGCGCTACCACCATCCCGCCACCGCCGACCGGCCCCATGTCTTTGGCGCGGGCTCCTCCACCGAATCCGGACACGAGGGGTACTGGCTCATCGACGTGGCGGACGGACAGGTGTCCGGCGGCCAGCAACAGATGCCCGCCCTGTGA